The following coding sequences lie in one Candidatus Bathyarchaeia archaeon genomic window:
- a CDS encoding cupredoxin domain-containing protein has protein sequence MHTIRLLPAISILATLLFANPVNAASSQASISIVDVAHFNPVTFNFPGAHAYDFRPGTATVSQGGTVTWTDNGYDQHTVTSYTNKVTVSFEGVNVLIPVPDGQFDSGFPPIFSGQSWTLDTANAKLAPGDYHYFCQIHPWMQALLHVASGTSHPTASVNIDHHQASTAQFFSGSASWGFLPRDLQVKKGAQVTVTNNGILPHTFSSYTIAIPVTEGFKTLIIPISDGVFNQTLIPSQSWTLDTSTLNTGTYTYACLFHPWMKGSLTVS, from the coding sequence TTGCACACTATCAGACTTCTTCCTGCCATCAGCATACTAGCAACTCTTCTGTTCGCCAACCCTGTCAACGCTGCCTCTTCTCAGGCAAGCATTAGCATTGTCGACGTCGCCCACTTCAACCCCGTCACCTTCAACTTTCCAGGAGCCCACGCCTACGATTTCCGCCCTGGAACGGCGACAGTTAGTCAGGGTGGCACTGTAACATGGACCGATAATGGATATGACCAACACACAGTAACGTCATACACGAACAAGGTGACGGTCAGCTTCGAAGGCGTCAACGTCCTGATCCCTGTCCCCGACGGCCAGTTTGACAGTGGTTTCCCGCCTATCTTTTCAGGCCAGTCATGGACTCTGGACACGGCAAACGCCAAACTAGCACCAGGAGACTATCACTACTTCTGCCAGATCCATCCTTGGATGCAAGCTCTACTCCACGTTGCCAGCGGCACAAGCCATCCAACCGCTAGCGTAAACATCGACCATCACCAGGCCAGCACCGCCCAGTTCTTCTCCGGAAGCGCCAGCTGGGGCTTCCTACCGCGCGACCTCCAGGTCAAGAAGGGAGCGCAAGTCACAGTAACAAACAACGGCATACTACCGCACACGTTCAGCAGCTACACTATCGCCATACCCGTTACCGAGGGCTTCAAGACGCTCATCATTCCGATCAGTGACGGCGTCTTCAACCAAACACTGATCCCGAGTCAATCCTGGACACTTGACACTAGTACGCTCAACACTGGAACGTACACGTACGCTTGTCTCTTTCATCCATGGATGAAAGGGTCCCTCACAGTGAGCTAA
- a CDS encoding glycosyltransferase: MNFADGFVLALTIIFLAYFAYATPIIMVGIWRYKKHGFAAEEPGENWDPPNVSILVPVKNEEKVVGRLLNAIAKLDYPRENLEVVVVEDGSRDRTLEICNDYARQYPWMKVFHRDTSLGKGDALNFGFAKSTGEVVATFDADDIPEPQAITKALRYFNDPRVGAVHGYHRTLNLQESIVARLAAYETFLYRLANDGKYALKLFVAFSGSNTFFRRTALERVGLWDANSIVEDAELAVRFARAGIPTKLAPVESWQEMPAKVKSLLKQRIRWSGGNIQTGLKHWDAWRSMSPLKAFDMEVLMMSPIMAILAFVGWALLALGIGHIGIPLAELVPLLIVMGALNIFYFGTLLTVVVAQAKTGIVSYLTLILATYPYATLLSIANFVGLISVLILGRKLWLKTEKTGYIDSPTLIARLTQSELTSHCRKTLETRTKRSILIDSPQ, translated from the coding sequence ATGAATTTTGCAGATGGATTCGTTCTCGCACTAACAATAATCTTCCTAGCCTACTTCGCCTACGCCACTCCAATAATCATGGTAGGCATCTGGCGATACAAAAAGCACGGATTCGCAGCAGAAGAACCCGGAGAAAATTGGGACCCACCTAACGTCTCAATCCTCGTCCCAGTAAAGAACGAGGAAAAAGTTGTCGGAAGACTACTAAACGCCATTGCGAAACTGGATTATCCCAGAGAGAATCTCGAGGTGGTCGTCGTCGAAGATGGATCAAGGGACAGGACGCTAGAAATCTGCAACGATTACGCAAGACAATATCCATGGATGAAAGTCTTCCACAGGGACACGAGCCTCGGAAAAGGAGACGCGCTAAACTTCGGATTCGCCAAATCGACAGGGGAAGTCGTCGCGACATTTGATGCAGACGATATTCCGGAACCGCAGGCTATCACCAAAGCTCTACGTTACTTCAACGACCCGAGGGTCGGGGCGGTGCACGGCTATCACCGTACGCTCAACTTACAAGAGAGCATTGTTGCGAGACTGGCGGCCTACGAGACTTTTCTTTACAGGTTGGCCAATGATGGAAAATATGCGTTGAAACTGTTCGTTGCCTTCTCTGGATCGAACACTTTCTTCCGGCGAACCGCTCTGGAGAGAGTGGGCCTCTGGGACGCGAACTCCATCGTTGAAGACGCGGAGCTGGCTGTCAGGTTCGCGCGAGCGGGTATTCCAACGAAGCTGGCTCCAGTCGAGAGCTGGCAAGAAATGCCGGCGAAGGTCAAGAGCTTGCTAAAGCAACGGATCAGATGGAGCGGTGGAAACATTCAGACGGGCCTGAAACACTGGGACGCCTGGAGATCCATGTCGCCCCTGAAGGCTTTCGACATGGAAGTGCTAATGATGAGCCCGATAATGGCGATACTCGCTTTTGTTGGCTGGGCCCTTCTTGCGCTTGGCATCGGCCATATCGGGATACCACTCGCTGAACTTGTGCCGCTTCTGATCGTGATGGGTGCATTGAACATCTTCTACTTCGGAACACTTCTAACAGTCGTTGTTGCCCAGGCGAAAACTGGCATCGTATCATACCTCACCCTTATTCTAGCCACATATCCATATGCAACGCTGCTTTCGATCGCAAACTTTGTAGGCCTTATCTCGGTTCTCATTCTTGGAAGAAAGCTCTGGCTGAAAACTGAGAAAACAGGCTACATCGACTCGCCAACCCTGATAGCAAGGCTAACACAAAGCGAGTTGACTAGCCACTGTCGCAAGACTCTTGAGACGAGGACAAAGCGTTCGATTCTGATAGATAGTCCGCAATAG